The window TGATCTAGTCATTCATTTAGCAGCCAAGGTTGGCGGCATTGGTTTTAACCAACAATATCCTGGAACTTTGTTTTATGACAATTTGGTGATGGGTGCTCATTTGATGGAAGCAGCCCGAAAAGCTGGGGTCAAAAAATTTGTGGCCCTTGGTACCATTTGCGCGTATCCAAAATTTACACCAATTCCTTTTAAAGAGGAAAATTTGTGGAATGGCTATCCTGAAGAAACCAATGCTCCCTATGGTTTGGCTAAAAAAATGCTGTTAGTTCAAGCTCAGGCCTATCGTCAACAATACAGCTTTAATGCTATTTTCTTATTACCCGTTAATTTGTATGGCCCTGGTGATAATTTTGATCCCAAATCTTCCCATGTCATTCCAGCTCTTATAAAAAAATTTATTGATGCTAAAGAAAGTGGCAAAAAAACTGTGACTATTTGGGGAACTGGTAACCCTACTCGGGAATTTTTGTATGTTGAAGACGCTGCTAAAGGGATTATTTTGGCCAGTGAAAAATACAACAAAGCTGATCCGGTCAATCTAGGAAGCAGTAATGAGATTTCTATCAGAGCGTTGGTTGAACTCATTCAGGAACTAACAGAGTTTAAAGGCCAAATTATTTGGGATAAGACAAAGCCAGACGGTCAGCCTAGACGTAAACTGGATATTTCAAAAGCCAAAACTGAGTTTGGCTTTGAGGCTTCTACTGATTTTAAAAAGGGACTTAAAAAAACTATTGAATGGTATCAAAAATATGGTAGATAAAATTACAATAATTAAACCTCAACAAGGTTTTATTTCTATAAATTTCAAAGAGCTTTGGAGATATCGGGAACTACTATTAGCCCTAATGATAAGAGACATTAAGGTGCGATATAAACAAACATACTTAGGGATAGCTTGGGCCATCATGCAACCATTTACTCAGATGGTTGTGTTTAGCTTCTTTTTTGGTAAACTGGCAAAAATTCCTTCGGATGGAGTTCCTTATCCCATCTTCTCGTATTCTGGATTAATCCTTTGGACTTTTTTTAGCAATAGCATTAGTGCAGTTAGCAATAGCATGATAAACAGCTCTACTATTATTAAAAAAGTATATTTTCCTAGGCTTATTTCTCCCATAGCTAGTTCTTTGGTTTATATAGTTGACTATATTATTGCTTTTACTATTTTGATCGGTTTAATATTTTTTTATAATTTCCCTTTACGCTTAGAATTTTTATTAATTCCCATGGTAGTATTTGGTACTTGGTTACTAAGCATTGGTGTTGGTTGTTTTCTAGCATCAATAAACATTCGTTATAGAGATGTTCGTTATGCTTTGCCGTTTTTTATTCAACTTCTTTTATACATTACGCCTGTCATTTACCCTGCATCAGTAGCTGGGCAATTTGAATGGATCGTCAATATAAATCCAATGACTGGATTTATGGAGCTTCATCGTTCTCTAATTTTGGGATTACCCATTAAAATCAATCAAATTATAATTTCACTTATAATTACAATAGTCTTTTTAGTAATTGGATTACTGACATTCAAAAAAATGGAAAAAAACATTGTTGATATTGTTTAATTATGAAGAAGGATTTAGCAATTCAAGTTAGCCAATTAAGCAAAAAGTATTTAATTGATACTTTTCATCATTCGCCTCCTGTTCCCCAAAATACATTATCTATTTTAAAAACCAATCTTTTTAATAAAAACAAAACTGAGATTTTTTGGGCTTTAAAAAATATTAATTTTAAGATTAAAAAAGGTGAAATTGTTGGTATTGTGGGTGCTAATGGAGCTGGAAAATCTACGCTTTTAAAGATTTTATCCCAAATAGTGGAGCCTACTTCAGGTGAAGTGAAACTTAGAGGTAAAATTTCTTCCTTGTTAGAGGTTGGCACTGGATTTAACCCTGAATTAACCGGAAGAGAAAACATATATCTAAATGGTGCCATTTTAGGCATGAGCCGCAAAGAAATTGAGAGAAAGTTCGATAACATAATTGACTTTAGTGGTGTAAAAAAATTTTTAGATGTGCCGATCAAAAGATATTCATCTGGAATGCAAGTAAGATTAGCTTTTTCTGTAGCAGCCCACCTTGATTCAGATATTTTACTTATTGATGAAGTGCTTGCAGTCGGAGATGTGGAATTTCAAAAAAAATGTTTAGGAAAAATTGATGATATTTCTAAAAACGAAAGTCGAACAGTTTTGTTTGTTAGTCACAATATTGGCATAGTTAAAAGATTATGCAATCGAATCATCTTACTAGAAAATGGAAAAGTAAAACTTGATGGCTCAAGCGACGACGCTATTGAGGAGTATTTCAAAGTAGATCATACTCCCACTGAAGGCAAGATTAATTTAAGTAGCGTTCCTAGAAGAGACAATCTGGTAAAAGCTATTACTTCATGTTGGTTTCAGTCTCTTGAAGGGAAAAGTAAAACTGTTTTTGCCATGGGTAAGCCAATGCAGATTTGCTATCATTTCAAATTAAATAAATCATATCCTGATCTTAATTTTACCTGTATGATTTTTAATATATACGGGGATAGAGTAACTACTTTATCAACCTTTCTTAATCAAAATAAGGTTTACAACAATATTAAAGAAGGAACAGTAATATTTAACGTCCCTTGTTTGCGATTAACTCCTGGTGCTTACAAAATAAGTTTATACCTTTTAGACAAAATTGGTAACTCTATAGATCGTACAGAAATGGCAGCAGAATTTAAAGTGATGCCAAACAATATCTTTTCATCTATATATACGTTTTCATCTGGTCATGGTTTTCTTTACTTAGATGCTACAATCGATGTGGTATGAATGATACTCATTTAAAATCAATTTTAATCACTGGTGGTACCGGCACCTTTGGCAGATCTTTTGCTAAAACTGTTTTAGAAAACTATCCCCATATAGAGAAAGTGGTTATCTTTTCCAGAGATGAGTTTAAACAGTTTGAAATGTCAAATCTAGACTGGTGCCAAAAACATCAAAAACGCTTACGTTTCTTTGTCGGCGACGTTCGTGATAAAGACAGGCTTTTGCGAGCTTTTTCTGGAATTGATGTGGTGGTTCATGCCGCTGCTCTAAAACAAATCCCTAGCTGTGAATATAATCCATTTGAAGCCATTAAAACTAATGTTTGGGGAGCGCAAAATGTTATCGAAGCCGCATTGGATTGCAAAGTCAAAAGAGTGGTTGCTCTTAGTACAGATAAAGCCTGTTCACCTATCAACCTTTATGGTGCCACCAAACTATGTAGCGATAAGCTCTTTATTTCAGCTAATTCTTATGC of the Candidatus Beckwithbacteria bacterium genome contains:
- a CDS encoding GDP-L-fucose synthase, producing MKDNFWQNKRVLITGAHGFLGSHLVRQLKKLKPRQLRIPTSKELDLTQNQNCIKAVENIDLVIHLAAKVGGIGFNQQYPGTLFYDNLVMGAHLMEAARKAGVKKFVALGTICAYPKFTPIPFKEENLWNGYPEETNAPYGLAKKMLLVQAQAYRQQYSFNAIFLLPVNLYGPGDNFDPKSSHVIPALIKKFIDAKESGKKTVTIWGTGNPTREFLYVEDAAKGIILASEKYNKADPVNLGSSNEISIRALVELIQELTEFKGQIIWDKTKPDGQPRRKLDISKAKTEFGFEASTDFKKGLKKTIEWYQKYGR
- a CDS encoding ABC transporter ATP-binding protein → MKKDLAIQVSQLSKKYLIDTFHHSPPVPQNTLSILKTNLFNKNKTEIFWALKNINFKIKKGEIVGIVGANGAGKSTLLKILSQIVEPTSGEVKLRGKISSLLEVGTGFNPELTGRENIYLNGAILGMSRKEIERKFDNIIDFSGVKKFLDVPIKRYSSGMQVRLAFSVAAHLDSDILLIDEVLAVGDVEFQKKCLGKIDDISKNESRTVLFVSHNIGIVKRLCNRIILLENGKVKLDGSSDDAIEEYFKVDHTPTEGKINLSSVPRRDNLVKAITSCWFQSLEGKSKTVFAMGKPMQICYHFKLNKSYPDLNFTCMIFNIYGDRVTTLSTFLNQNKVYNNIKEGTVIFNVPCLRLTPGAYKISLYLLDKIGNSIDRTEMAAEFKVMPNNIFSSIYTFSSGHGFLYLDATIDVV
- a CDS encoding ABC transporter permease — protein: MVDKITIIKPQQGFISINFKELWRYRELLLALMIRDIKVRYKQTYLGIAWAIMQPFTQMVVFSFFFGKLAKIPSDGVPYPIFSYSGLILWTFFSNSISAVSNSMINSSTIIKKVYFPRLISPIASSLVYIVDYIIAFTILIGLIFFYNFPLRLEFLLIPMVVFGTWLLSIGVGCFLASINIRYRDVRYALPFFIQLLLYITPVIYPASVAGQFEWIVNINPMTGFMELHRSLILGLPIKINQIIISLIITIVFLVIGLLTFKKMEKNIVDIV